One Candidatus Chazhemtobacterium aquaticus genomic window, AAATTGGAGTGCGAATCTCCAACACCGAACACCCAAGGTTTCCAACGCCACGTTCGTCGACGTTGGGTTAGGCGGCCCTAAGGCGAGGCCATTTGGCGTAGCCGATGGATTACCGGTTGATATTCCGGTTCTTGTACAGGATCGTTATGAGTTGGGGCGTGACGTAATTGGCTATTCCGAGCGGTGTGATGAAGTTACACACGTTCAAGCAGTAAGTCAGTCTTGATAGGCAAATCCGTCAAGGCGTTTACACGAGCTGTTAATACAAGGCTGCGGGCAACCAAGGCCGAGTCGGATGAAGTCAGTTACCGAGAAAAGCGTCGCAACCAGAGTCTGTGCAATCCGTACCGATAACCGACACTGGTGGGTGGGTCGAGAAGACCAAGGTGAGCGAGAGAACCTCTTTTAAGGAACTCGGCAAATTAGCTGGGCGTAACTTTGGGAGATGCCCTGCCTGTAGCAATACAGGCCGCAGCAAATGATTGGGGAGGGACTGTTTAACAAAAACACAGGTCTATGCAAACTCGAAAGAGTCCGTATATGGGCTGAAACCTGCCCAGTGCCGGAAGGTTAATTGCGGGAGTGATCTGTCTTCGGACAGCTAGCTTCCAATCGAAGCCCCGGTGAACGGCAGCAGTAACTATAACTGTTCTATGGTAGCGTAATTCCTTGTCGGGTAAGTTCCGACGTGCACGAAAGGTTAAACCACTTCCCAACTGTCTTGAAAGAGGACTCGGCGAATTTGAAATGGCTGTGAAGATGCGGCCTACTAACAGAAGGACAAAAAGACCCCGTAGAGCTTTACTACAACTTGACACTGGGTTGTGTTTTCTAATTGTTTAGCATAGGAGGGAGGGCTTCATTTATGTTGCCCGCCAATGAAATACCTCTCTTTAGAGAACGCAATCCTCACCTAAGTTGTCTGCAAACGGCAACAGAGACACTGTCTGGTGGGTAGTTTAACTGGGGAGGTTGCTTGCTAAAGAGTAACGCAAGCGTACAAAGGTATCCTTAGTCTGGATGGAAACCAGACTGTAAGCACATGGGTATAAGGATGCTTAACTGTGAGACATACAAGTCGATCAGAGACGAAAGTCGGTCCAAGTGATCCTCGTGCGCTTTGTGGAAGGCGCCGGGCTTAACGGATAAAAGCTACCTCGGGGATAACAGAGTAGTTGCACCTAAGCGTCCCTAGCGACGGTGCAGTTCGCTACCTCGATGTCGGCTCAGGGTATCCTGGGGGTGAAGAAGCTCCCAAGGGTTGGTCTGTTCGCCCATTAAAACCCTACGCGAGCTGGGTTCAGACCGTTCAGAAGCTAAATAATTGGCTTTTGAACCATCTGAACCCTTAAAAGACATCAATTACGACGGCGCTCAACAGTAATGTTGAGATGAAAAAATCGACTCATATCGATGAACTCCTAACATGAACACTAACCTGTCATGTGTTAGGATAATATCGAGGGAAGTCGCAGTCCTGTATTTATGAAAAAAACGCTTCAAGCATATTTAGCTGGCTTCTTGGACGCAGATGGAAGTATTTATGTCCGTCTCAAACCAAATTCTACCTATAGATACGACTATCAAGTCGCACCGTCAGTCGTCTTTTTTCAAAAAGACACTGAAAAAGAGTTCCTGAACAAGCTCCAAAAACAGGTAAAACTAGGTTATTTACGATATCGTAAAGACGGCATTATTGAATACACAATAGGTGACAGAGAATCTATAAGAAAGATTATAGAAATCACTCTCCCCTATCTTCGTCTAAAAAAGAAACAAGCACAATTAATGCTAAACATTTTAGATTATTCCAAATCAGTTAATTCTGCTCAAGATTTTCTTGAGTTAGCAAAATTGATTGATAAATTTGAGAAACTAAATTTTTCAAAAAAACGCACCATAAATACACAGAGGGTTCGTCACCATCTGCAACAAAAAGGATTGTTGACCCCGTAGAGACTCATTCCAATGACAATGGAATGGAGTAATCACAAATTGATTACTAACACGTCGATCCCCTTATCAGAATTATAAGGGTGATGGTATAGTCCATGCTTCTAGTAATAGGAGAGATTACATGCGTGAGACAGGTCGGTCTCTATCCTCTGTTAGCGTTAGATTCTTGAGGGAATTCGACTCTAGTACGAGAGGACCGAGTTGCGCCAATCCCTAGTGTGCCAGTTGTCACTGTCAAGTGCATCGCTGGGTAGCTACATTGGTTTGGGATAACTGCTGAAAGCATCTAAGCAGGAAGCCCTTCCCAAGATGAGGAATCTGTGGCTCTTTTAGAGCCGGGAGACTCCTGGGAGACTACCAGGTTGATAGGCTGGAGGTGTAAGTGCAGTAATGCATTTAGCCAACCAGTACTAATAGTCAAAGAGTAAATTAAGTTTTTTGCTCTGCGACCATCTAAAACATTCTATTCACTTGCCAAGGGACTAAAAATCACCTAGCTCCAGGCAGCCCAAAACCTTGGACTGCTCACTGCTCGGTGATCAGTGCGAAATGGCCCCACCTCTTCCCATTCCGAACAGAGTCGTGAAACGTTTCAGCGCCGACGATAGTATTGTCCGCAAGGTTTTGCGAAAATAGGTCATCGCCGGGCAACCAAAACACCCACCTTCATCGGTGGGTTTTTTGTATCGACCTTACTTAATCCCTATTTCCTCCTCCTTATACTCTCCCCTCCAACCATAATCACCCCATAAATCACCAAGGCAATCACCAAGAACCACTTGCACCAGAATCCCGATCGGCCAAGTAATAGCAATCCATCTCTGCATCCAGGACTACTCATCCATAGTCCTCCGTAAGCAATCAGTGGAGCCGTCATTCCCAGACCATATCTCCGCTTTCTCACATCCTCTTTCTTACTATTCAACCAGTAATAAGAAAGGCTTAAAACTACCGACAGACCATACCACGGCCACGGGTTACAGTTAGCACATACACTTGCACTATCCTGGTCTCCCAGCACCATATCCTCACTTCCGCCCAAAATTGATCCCTCCTGAGCCGCTGCCTCTGACACTATCAACGAAGCCAACCTGCCTCGTACCGGCAATGGATCATTAATTGTATTTGAAAAGATCTCAGTTCTTCCTCCAGCCATACCCTTAACCACTGTCTCGGTGTAATACTCACCTGCAACGGGCGGTACTGTAAAAACAAAGTTAACATTTCGACACTTACCGCTTTCCAGTTCTCCCAGAGGTAGTTCCATCTCACCCAACCAGACCCCGTCTTGATTAAAGAATCTTTGTATCATCATCAGTTCATTTGTTCCTGACGGTCCTTCATTACAGACCTTAAACTGATATCTCACCCCATCACCGCCATAAACATACTCACCAATATTATTTCCCCCCGTTAAGGCTAAACTAGCCTCCGCCTCGCTCTCCTCATCACTACCTCCTGCCCCATCCACTTGCTCAAGTATTGACACCTCTGCCTCTGCCCAGTTGTTGCTCTCATTCTCATCTGCCTCGCTACCTGTTGCCTCCACTCTCACCATCAGTTTCTGCCAGCCGCTATCAACTTTCAACTCAAACTCTTCTTCTCGCAACTCATTAACATCAAGGTCCCCCACTCCTCTTTCCTGGTCTAACACTATCTTCGTTCCATCACTTACCAATACTCGCAACTTACTGTCCACCATCTTCTTATCCCCCTCATTTACCACCCCCGCCTTAAATCTTAATATCTCTCCTGCCTTCACCTCACCAGGCACTTGGAGTCCGGCTACCAAATCAGGATATGCAAACACCAGGTCTCCTTTCCAAGGCGAAAACAACAGCAACTGCAACAGTCGGTATCGGGAATCAATCAGAGTCGTATTAACGATGTTTGTTGTACTTGCCCCGGCATACGCTGGTCCGGTCACCATAGAAGCATTCCCACTTGTTACTTGTGTGTTTCCACCACTCACTGCCGTTGCCTGAGCTACTGTTGTTACCTTTGCTTCATTCTCTATCTCCACCTCATTAATGCACCCATCAGCTTCACATCCTCCTTTACCTGTTCCAGCCAGCATTGTTAATGGATCAGTCCAACTCCCTGCATGTTCCCAGTTCCTTATACCTCCACTCCACAAGAATAGATTCTCGACTAATAACTCAAACACATCCACCCCAATTAAGGTTGTATCTGCCATCGTCTTGTTTGAAGCCAAAGCCACAGCATCACCCGTTTCCATAGTCGCGCTTCCGCTTGCTTGCTGAACATTCTCTCCAGTTATCGCCTCAGCCGTAGTTTCGCCATAAACTTGCCCGGTATTTGATATATCTATTCCTCCGATTAGTTTAAAGAAACTCCCCTCTTTTCCATTCATCTGCTCCAGGATCAGATCTCCCTCCCATGGTGTTACCACGCTGATTGTTCCCACTTCTAGCTCAGAGTTAATCAAGGTTGTGTTAGCCACCGTTACTCCGTTTGCCAGAGCTACCGCTGTCCCGGTACTCATCTTCGCCTCACCGGTTGCACCCTCTTGAACTTGTAGGTTCTCTCCTGTAATTGCCGAAGCCGATGCGATTGTCACCACCTCGGCCTGGTTGTCAATTTCAATATTCACACCTTCCTCATTCCCTCCCTCATTACTCTCCGGTTCTGCCGAGTTTGTTGCTTCTTTCTCCATCACAAAAGGTACTATGTCCCCCTCTGTTTCTTTGACCACCTCAGTTGCGACCTCTATCTCACTCTCAACCAAGGTTGTATTTACGACTCCCACCGACTCCGCCACCGCCACTGCCGATCCTGTTTCCATCTCTAACTCTGCACTTGGCGTTTCTTCTGGTGTTGCCTGGGCTGCTTCTTCCTTAGGTTCCGTCTTCACCTCCTCTTCAGTTGGTGGTGCTTGGGTCTCGATGTTTACTATTTCCCCTATGGTTTCTCCACCACCATCCTCCGCCATCACCATAGTGGTTGAGATTATCGGGTTAAGCAGTAGTACTACGTTAAGCAGTGCTATAGCTATTTTTTTGGTTTTTCTTCTTAATTTTTTTCTACTTATCATCTCCTCATCTATATATATTGGTCCCCGGCGGTGAGATCACCCACCGCCGGTTATTCACATCACTACAACTAATCTGTAGTAACTGAAGACCAACCAGTAAAGCCGACCATTACCTCAGACATGGCTTGTGAAGCTCCGGCTCCAGTTCCCATTTCTTGGGTTAGATCGCTGCTCCAAGAGTACTTGGCAATACCCCACTGGCTATTCTCACCAGTCACGGTCTTGGCCATTGTCTTGGTGATTACCTTAAGATCATCATTCTCGATCTCAATTTCAGGCATCTCTCCTAGACAATCACATCCTGGAAGCATGGTCATGCCGACGGTTACTCCAGCCTGAGCGGCTGACATGCCTTGACCAGTCCACAGTTTCTGGATTACATCACCAACCTTGGCAATACCCCACTGGCTATTTTCACCAGTCACGGTCTTGGCCATGGTTTTGGTAACCACTAGCATATCCTCGTTCTCGATCTCAACCTCGACAGGCTCTGGCTTTGGTGGCATGGGAGGCATGAGAAACCAAAAGGCCATCGCTGAACCAGATAGAGACAAAGACAACACTACTGCTGCTCCGATTGCGATTATTTTCTTCATTCTTGTATTCACCCCCTTTCCAAAAGAACTAATTGATATATATAAAGAATAGAGTCATTGGTATAGCGAAAACTAGACCCAAAAAGTAAGAGTTTGATTATCACTTCTCCAAACAAAACAGGCTAAGTCAGTGTGGCTAAATCTAGGTAGTATCAACTGATACATCAAGCACAAGATTGGATAATATAAGCCACGCATCTAGCTTGATTCTATGCTTCCTGCACCCCCTGTCAATATCCAGTTATCCGCAAAAAAATTCGAACCTACCCGCTATAATTACCCCATCAAAATGAACAAAAAATTAAGTTTCCTTCTTCTTGGTCTTGGTGTCCTCATCCTCATCGTTGTCTTTCTTCCTCTTCTGACTCAGGAGCTCTGTTTCCACATCACCCCCCCTCCATCTCCAGAGCAGATCATCTTGCCTTCTTCATCACAAGAAGCAGAGGAGTTTAACAAGCAACCAGAGATTCTAGAACAAAAAGTCGTCATTACTCCAGACAACTTTGAGTTTTCTCTAGTCATCCCCAAGATCGGTCTTAATACCAGAGTCTTTCCCAACATCGATAGTGGCAACCCTGACATCTATCTTCCCATTCTTAAAAAAGGAGTTGCCCACGCTCTACATAGTAGTTTGCCTAATCAGTCAGGACCCGTCTTCATCTTCGCCCACTCAACCGATAACTTTTTTAATCTTACTCGCTACAACGCTGTTTTCTTTCTTCTCTCCAAGCTAGACCAGGGTGACTCCATCTACCTCTTCTATAACAACCAGCAATATCACTACCAGGTCACTCATCAGCAAGTCGTCTCGCCCGAAGACATCCCCGATTTAGTTTCCTCAATCAAAGACAACACTCTCATCCTCCAAACCTGCTATCCTCCGGGTACTACCCTCAAACGACTTCTACTTTTTGCTAACCCTAACTAAGCTTGTCATAGTTGACAGCCGGCCCAAAAAAGCTAGAATGAGCTTACTACAGACCCATAACTGCATGAAAAAGATCTGGATAAAACGATTCACTAGCCTTGCCCTCTCTCTTATTCTTCTGACAAACTCCCTTACGCCCTACATTCTCGCTCAAGAAATCACTCCATCACCTGAACCTACTCCAACTACGGAAACTACTCCCACTCCAGAGCCAACCCTAACTGCAACTCCTACTCCAGAAACCACCCCAACACCAACGTTAGAAGTTACCCCAGAAGTTACCCCAGAAGTTATCCCCACACCATTACCAGATACCAATCCTGTTGATCCTGACTTAGCTACCACCCCTAGTGACCCAGTTCCTTCTCCCACACCATCTGTGGATCTAGACTCTCCTGATGCCCAAGGCAGTGCTCAGCTTACTCCCTCACTTTCCACTGATAAAGATGACTATGCACCAACAGAAACAGTCATCATCTCCGGTTCCGACTATCAACCCAATACCACCTATACTCTAGTTATTTCATCGCAGGATGAGCCTACTGTCCGGTACGAGACTTCCATTACCAGCACTGAAAATGGTTCTATCTACTACGCCTATCAGCTAGATGGTATCTATCGCCCCAACTATTTAATAGAGGTCTTTTTAGGTTCAAGTCTAGTTAAGTCGACTACTTTTACTGACTCTGTAAGTGAATATCCCAAAACCATCTGTCACCACAACCCTGGCAACGAGGTTACCCTGACTTTTCATAACGCACAGTCATATAGCGGACATCTTGGCACCCCACACAATGATAAGGTCTATGACACTGATGGTCCTTGTGACGACTCCCAACCTACTGAAGAAATAATCGTTGTCTATCACTCAGATTTAGCTACAGACCTTAGTGATGTTATGGCCAAGCCGAAATCATGGTTCTTCTATAACGACGAATCCAATACTATCGACAACTCACTCGGGTCATTTGTCATCGGACCAGGCACACCGCCTAGAGGAGATGGTAGCGTCGAGATTAGTGTTTCCGGAACCCAAAGAAGGAACCTGGCTACGTATCAGTTTAGCGGCATACCTTTGGCAAGTATCACAACCCTCGCGTACAGCACCTACAATCCCTCTGCTGGTAACGGCGGATCAGCCAACCGAGTCGGTTATCTTGGCTTTAACGTTGACTTTGATGGCTCAGATACATGGCAGAAACGACTCCTGTTCCACCCCACCGCCAACGGAACAGTCCAACAAGACACATGGCAAAAATGGGATGCCATTAACAATGGTAACGCCCTTTGGAGTTGGTCTGGCTTAAGTGGTCATGGTGGCAGTGCCACTAAGTGGCCAGACGGCAGCACCTCAGAATATCGCTCAATTAATGAGCTAGTAGCCGCCTTCCCCAATATTCGTATTCGCGTTTCAGATCCTTGGATGGGAATTCGGGTTGGCGAACCATATTCAGATGGATATACAGAGAACATAGATCTCTTTAAATTCGGAACTGCCAATCACACTACCATCTGGGACTTTGAACCTGGACAAAGCCAACCCGAACCAGTTTGTGGCAATGGGTTAGTAGAGGACGGTGAGCAGTGCGACTATAGCTCTCTTAATGGATCATCCCCTTGTTCTTCTTCCTGTCAGTGGATTGCAGAGTGTCGACCGGAGAACCTCGCCAATGGCGGATTTGATATCCCGACAGTTGCTCACTCCAAAAAATGGGACATCTTTGAAAATGAAGAAGTACCTGGCTGGACAGCCGAGTGGTACGGCGGATCATCTTCATATTCCGGCCAAGATCGTCCATCACCCAAAATTGAGATTCATGCCGGAGTCAACAACTGGGCACCGGTCGATAACCCGTATGTCGAGCTAGATAGCGACTGGGTCGGACCAGACGGAAATCTCAACAATGAACCAGCCTCAACTACTCTTTCTCAACAAGTTCCCACCATTCCGGGCTATCAGTACACCCTATCCTGGAAACATTCACCTCGCCCCAAACACAACAATAACCATCTCCAGGTCAAAGTTAATGGAGGAGAAGTATTTAATAGTGGCATCCTTTCAGGTTCAAGCGGTATCAATTGGGTCACAGAAACTCACACCTTTACTGCCAACAGTGATCTAACCACCATCTCTTTCACAGAACTTGGGAAGGCTGACTCATTTGGCATGTTCCTAGATGATGTCAGTCTGGAGTGTATAGGGTCATGTCAGGAAATTTCCGGACAAAAGATAGACGGTCGTTCAGAACAAGGTATTGATGGATGGAACATCTATCTCACTAAAGCTATCTCTGAAGAAATCGCAGTTCCAGCTTTAAATGCCCCCACTATTTCAGGACCAGTTCTTGATAGTGGAAAACAGTACATTATTCTCGCTTCGGGTACATATTCAGCCGGTGACACGATTACTGCTGATGCAGAGTACTCAGTCACCAGTAAGTTCTCGGGTGATACCTGGACCGACTTAGTCACTGGTTACGAATCACATGGAGATCACCTCCTAGATCTCGAGCTTGGTGGCGTTGCCGACCCACCATTCTGGGGCGAGTATCACAACTCCCACACATACACAGCACTTGTAGCAGGTAACAACACCGCCATTACCTTCAAACTCAATGACTTCTATCCTTACAATAACTCAGGCTCACTTACAGTTCAGGTATTCGAAGTTATAGACACCCGTGTTACCAGAGACGGTGGTTTGTATACATTTGGCGAGATGTGTTCCGCAGAAACACTGTATATTTTCGAAGAAAATCGTCCTCTTTGGACCAGAAACTCTCCTTCATCAGGTTTCTATCCAGTCGGCCAACTTGAAACATATGACTTTGCCAATAGCATGGTTGCTGGTACCATTTCTGGTCATAAATGGAATGATATTAACGGAGACGGACAGCGTGGCGATGAGCCAGGTCTAGAGGGCTGGCAGATTATTGTCCATCCAACCAATCAAGATCCGTATCAAATCATTACGCTTAATACCAATGACTCCAACGGGGAAGACAGTCTGCCTCTGACTGCTGGCCGTACCTATCTTATCGAAGCTGAGGGCACCTGGAATAACAAGAATGGTGCTGAATACAATGACGCCGATTATGCCAGTACCGATGACTGGTCTACCTATTTCAACTACGATGATGATTCCAGTCGCGACCCCAGGATTGTTGATCTCGTTATAGACGATCAAGACGTTGATTGGGGTAGCTACAACCAAAACCATCTCTACAAAACAGTTTTAAAAGGATCAGGGGTAAGTAAGAACTTTAAGATCTCGGAAGCTGGTGGTCCTATTTCTTGGTACAACGATAACTTAGGGACGCTAACAATCCGCATCTACGACGTCACCGATCAAATCTATACCACTGATCAAGATGGTTACTACACTGCCACCAACCTTGAACCGGGAGAATATCAGGTTATCGAGTTAAACCAAGAAGGATGGATTCAAACTTACCCAACCAATCCAAAATATCACCACCTCACCCTCAATTCTCATGATGAACTCACGGCAGATTTTGGTAATCAGCAAGATTTACCCAAAATCTCAGATGTAACCGTTTGTAAGGTGAATGACAACCAGACACCTCTCTCTGGCTGGAACGTAGGGCTTTTAGGTAAAAAAATCGGTACCTACACCGTTCCCGTCAACAATACCTCTGTCTCTACAGCTGATTTACCCGCAGGTGACTATGCTTTACTTGCTCATGGTACCTATCGCTTTGCCAACTGGGGTGATGCTGGTATTGCCGACGCTGGCTACTCTCTTCGTATTCCTGGACAATCCTACAGTGCTCACACCAATCCCTATGATACCTGGGTTAGTGGCGACGAGCTTAACACTCCAGGAGCTTTAGAGATCCAGGTTAATGGCAACAATGTTGACTGGGGTCTTTTCAGCGATGTTCACGAATACCTATACAGCCTCAGCTCACACCCCGGCGGATCTCTCAGTTTTAAAATCTATGACAATGTCATCTCAGACAATATTAACTCTATTACCAATCCTCTCTCCGTTTCGGTCTATCAAGGTTTTACTGGCACCACTTCCGAGAACGGTTGTGTTACCTTCGAAGATGTCCCCTATGGTGACTACACTCTTTACGAATCACTTCAAGCTGGTTGGGAGAACATAGAGGGACACGACACTCAAGTTACAGTTGACTCATCCACGGAGGAATTCACTCTCATTAATCTCGCCAACAAAAGTATCTCTGGTTTCAAATATGAGGATACGGGTACGGGTACCAAAATTCTAAGTGATTGGGCCATTCAGCTCTTTTCCTGTGCTGCACATGGAGACTGTAGCTCTGAGCCAATAATAACTACCACCACTACTGTCAATGGCTATGACTTCCAAAACCTCACCTCAGGCTATTACCTCGTTAAAGAAGAAGCAAGAGAAGGCTGGAGTCCTAAACAATCATTAAGTTGGTTTGTCGATCTAGTTAATCAGCAATCAGTTCAAGTTGACTTTACTAATGCTCGCAACAGCTCCATTACTGCCTGCAAAGTAGAAGACTCTGATGGAAACACTACTACTACCGATGATCAAAATATTGTTGCTGGTTGGCCAATTAGCTTGTATCAAAATGGCCAGCCTGTAGACACTCAAGAGACAGAAAATGACGGCTGCTATACCTGGACAGATCTTGATCCATATCAGTCATACAAAATATCTGAAAACGTAGAAAACTCAGGATACATCGCCTTAAGTGACACTGAGCACACTTTTGAATCTCTTACACCTGGCCAAGATAATCAATACACTTTTGTTAACTTCCGCATGGGCATGGTTAAAGGGTATAAATATCACGACATCAATGCCAATGGATCCCAGCAGCTTTACGACGAATTAAGCAATCCCTACGAAGGCTATCTTAACGACTGGGAGATCTGTCTTGTCCCTCATCAGCAAGGCGAGGAACACGAAATAAGTCTACTTTCAGCTAATGAATCCATACCCGAAGGGTCCAACTGTGTTCTCACAGGAGCAGGGGAATGGCCTGATGGTTACTATGAATTTATTAATCTAGGCCCAGGCACCTACCGGCTTTACGAGACTCCCCAACCCGATTGGATCCAAACAGAACCGTCTGATCCTAATGGATACATATTTACCATTACTTCAGGTTTTGGTATGGGTGAGGGTGGTTGGTACAACTTCGGCAACTACTCTCCTTCAGATTTAGTTCTAACCAAGTCGGTCACCAGATCAGGTGATACGGCTACATATACACTTACTGTTCGAAACGAGGGTATTGGTCAGGTCGATGATGTCAGCATTACCGACACTCTTCCCGAGGGCTTCGTTCTCGATACAGGTTCCGTTACTCTTACCCGCCCAGATAGTACTACCATAAATCCGCCAACATCAGGTACCAACCCCTATACTTGGGACATCGCCCCAGTCATCTATCAATACAATTCTGAGGACGAATATCCAGAAATCTACACCTTAACCTATGATGTAGATGTCAGTGCTGTTGATATTAGCGGAGATCACACTAATGTAGCAGTCGCCAATGGTGACGATCCTGGCCAGAGTCCGGTTTTCTCCAACTATGCCACGGCCCTGCTCGCCATTGCCTCAGACCTTGACTACAGTGCTGGTGTCAGTGGCGATCAGCAAGGCGATGTTCTAGGTGCTTCAACCTCAACCGGACAGGTGCTAGGAGCAGCTACCGGTACTCCCAGTCTCTGGGCTCTTCTTGGTTTACTCTTCATTGCCTTAGGTTTGGTCTTAAGACTGCCCAAAGACAAAATTAAAAAACTCATTGCTACCCTCGCCTTAACCCTCATCCCCCTGGTTGTATCCTCTCCAGTTTTAGCTGAAGAACCCAAGCCTGATACCACTGCTCCCTCAGTGCATATTGTTAATCTGCCTACATACAAAAACACCAACAGCTTTGAAATCTCCTACACCGCCCTTGATGCAGGTACATCTGGCCTTAGGGAAGTCACTTTAGAATTCCGCCGCGAAGGCCAGTCCTGGCAAAACCTAACCACCCTTACCTCCTCCTCTGGTAAATTTATGGTTAATAGCTCCCACATCACTCAAGACGACAAATACTATTTCCGATCCACTGCTTGTGACCACGCCGGTAACTGTGCTTCTGATGAAACCAGCACCATTGTCGATCGGGAATTACCCCCTGCTCCAGAATCTTTCCAGAAATCCTGGAAAGACGAATATGCATATATTCTCAAGTGGCATAACCCCAGCTCCACCCAAAGTTACAAGGTCTACATCTACCGCTATCACGAACCAGTTTTCATAGCCCAGGATGCGAGCTTAATCGCTGTTCTTGATGTCACCCCCAATACTGATATTGAGTGGCAAAACAGCCATCCAGAGCCCAAGCCTTACTACTACGCCATCAGAAACGTTGATCCAGCCGGCAATACCTCAGGTCTAGTTTCTGACCCGGAAACCACCGCCACAACCACTTCCTCATCTCAATCTGCGCCTGAAGGTACTCCAGTCACTGGTTCAGAAAGTTTTTCAGGTACCAAATTAGTTGCCGCTCAATCCGGCTCCGGTCAGATTCTTGGTGAGCAGGACTCTCAAGATGAAGATCAGGATGAAGAGGGGTCAGAAGTTTCACCAGACTCCGATGCTATTGATCAAGCTCTTGACCAAGCCACTCCAGAAGGTGGCCCAGACTCATCCCCTTCCATTCTCTGGCGCATCTTAATCATCATTGCCGTTGGCATAATCCTCATCTACATCTTCTACATCAGGAAAAAATAACCTCTACGCTCCCAGCTGATTAC contains:
- a CDS encoding DUF11 domain-containing protein, coding for MKKIWIKRFTSLALSLILLTNSLTPYILAQEITPSPEPTPTTETTPTPEPTLTATPTPETTPTPTLEVTPEVTPEVIPTPLPDTNPVDPDLATTPSDPVPSPTPSVDLDSPDAQGSAQLTPSLSTDKDDYAPTETVIISGSDYQPNTTYTLVISSQDEPTVRYETSITSTENGSIYYAYQLDGIYRPNYLIEVFLGSSLVKSTTFTDSVSEYPKTICHHNPGNEVTLTFHNAQSYSGHLGTPHNDKVYDTDGPCDDSQPTEEIIVVYHSDLATDLSDVMAKPKSWFFYNDESNTIDNSLGSFVIGPGTPPRGDGSVEISVSGTQRRNLATYQFSGIPLASITTLAYSTYNPSAGNGGSANRVGYLGFNVDFDGSDTWQKRLLFHPTANGTVQQDTWQKWDAINNGNALWSWSGLSGHGGSATKWPDGSTSEYRSINELVAAFPNIRIRVSDPWMGIRVGEPYSDGYTENIDLFKFGTANHTTIWDFEPGQSQPEPVCGNGLVEDGEQCDYSSLNGSSPCSSSCQWIAECRPENLANGGFDIPTVAHSKKWDIFENEEVPGWTAEWYGGSSSYSGQDRPSPKIEIHAGVNNWAPVDNPYVELDSDWVGPDGNLNNEPASTTLSQQVPTIPGYQYTLSWKHSPRPKHNNNHLQVKVNGGEVFNSGILSGSSGINWVTETHTFTANSDLTTISFTELGKADSFGMFLDDVSLECIGSCQEISGQKIDGRSEQGIDGWNIYLTKAISEEIAVPALNAPTISGPVLDSGKQYIILASGTYSAGDTITADAEYSVTSKFSGDTWTDLVTGYESHGDHLLDLELGGVADPPFWGEYHNSHTYTALVAGNNTAITFKLNDFYPYNNSGSLTVQVFEVIDTRVTRDGGLYTFGEMCSAETLYIFEENRPLWTRNSPSSGFYPVGQLETYDFANSMVAGTISGHKWNDINGDGQRGDEPGLEGWQIIVHPTNQDPYQIITLNTNDSNGEDSLPLTAGRTYLIEAEGTWNNKNGAEYNDADYASTDDWSTYFNYDDDSSRDPRIVDLVIDDQDVDWGSYNQNHLYKTVLKGSGVSKNFKISEAGGPISWYNDNLGTLTIRIYDVTDQIYTTDQDGYYTATNLEPGEYQVIELNQEGWIQTYPTNPKYHHLTLNSHDELTADFGNQQDLPKISDVTVCKVNDNQTPLSGWNVGLLGKKIGTYTVPVNNTSVSTADLPAGDYALLAHGTYRFANWGDAGIADAGYSLRIPGQSYSAHTNPYDTWVSGDELNTPGALEIQVNGNNVDWGLFSDVHEYLYSLSSHPGGSLSFKIYDNVISDNINSITNPLSVSVYQGFTGTTSENGCVTFEDVPYGDYTLYESLQAGWENIEGHDTQVTVDSSTEEFTLINLANKSISGFKYEDTGTGTKILSDWAIQLFSCAAHGDCSSEPIITTTTTVNGYDFQNLTSGYYLVKEEAREGWSPKQSLSWFVDLVNQQSVQVDFTNARNSSITACKVEDSDGNTTTTDDQNIVAGWPISLYQNGQPVDTQETENDGCYTWTDLDPYQSYKISENVENSGYIALSDTEHTFESLTPGQDNQYTFVNFRMGMVKGYKYHDINANGSQQLYDELSNPYEGYLNDWEICLVPHQQGEEHEISLLSANESIPEGSNCVLTGAGEWPDGYYEFINLGPGTYRLYETPQPDWIQTEPSDPNGYIFTITSGFGMGEGGWYNFGNYSPSDLVLTKSVTRSGDTATYTLTVRNEGIGQVDDVSITDTLPEGFVLDTGSVTLTRPDSTTINPPTSGTNPYTWDIAPVIYQYNSEDEYPEIYTLTYDVDVSAVDISGDHTNVAVANGDDPGQSPVFSNYATALLAIASDLDYSAGVSGDQQGDVLGASTSTGQVLGAATGTPSLWALLGLLFIALGLVLRLPKDKIKKLIATLALTLIPLVVSSPVLAEEPKPDTTAPSVHIVNLPTYKNTNSFEISYTALDAGTSGLREVTLEFRREGQSWQNLTTLTSSSGKFMVNSSHITQDDKYYFRSTACDHAGNCASDETSTIVDRELPPAPESFQKSWKDEYAYILKWHNPSSTQSYKVYIYRYHEPVFIAQDASLIAVLDVTPNTDIEWQNSHPEPKPYYYAIRNVDPAGNTSGLVSDPETTATTTSSSQSAPEGTPVTGSESFSGTKLVAAQSGSGQILGEQDSQDEDQDEEGSEVSPDSDAIDQALDQATPEGGPDSSPSILWRILIIIAVGIILIYIFYIRKK